A segment of the Deinococcus reticulitermitis genome:
GGGTGCCGACCCGCTCGCCGCGCAGCAGCCGCTCCAGGTTGCCGGCCTGGAAGATGTCGAACACCACCAGCGGCAGGTTCTTATCCATGCACAGCGTCAGGGCGGTGGCGTCCATCACCTCCAGGCGGCGTTCCACGACCTCGCGGTGCGTGAGCTGGTCGAGCTTGCGGGCCTGCGGGTTCTTGCGCGGGTCGGAGTCGTAGACGCCGTCCACCATGTTCTTGGCATAGAACACGGCTTCGGCCCCAATTTCCAGGGCGCGCAGCGTGGCGGTCGTGTCGGTCGTGAAAAAGGGTGCGCCGTTGCCGCCGCCCAGGATCACCACCCGGCCTTTTTCGAGGTGCCGCATCGCGCGGCGGCGGATGTAGGGCTCGGCGACCGCCTGCATCTGAATGGCGGTCATCACGCGCGTGGGCTGCCCGGCGCTTTCCATCGCGTCTTGCAGTGCCATGGCGTTCATTACCGTGCCGAGCATGCCAATGTAGTCCGCCGTGGCCGGGTCCATGCCCTGGCCGTTGCGGGCGCCGCGCCACAGGTTGCCGCCGCCGATCACGACCGCGAGCTCGACTTCGCTGCCGCGCAGCGCTCCCACGATCAGGCGGGCGAGCTGCGCCGTGGTGTCGGGATTGATGCCGAAGCCGTTCTCGTTGGCCAGAAATTCGCCCGAAAGCTTGAGCAAAACACGTTTGAACATGGATTAGGCCTCTTCGGATAAGCGCAAAGGGGGGGAGGAAAAGAAAAACGCTCCGGTCAGGACCAAGGGCGGGCCCGCCGGAGCGTGAATCTGGAGCGCGCGGAGACCGGAGCCCGAAAAAAGGAGGCGCTCAGGGCCTCCTGGAAATTACGAGCCGATCTCGAAGCGGACGAATCGACGCACCGTGGCGTCGCCGAGGTACTTGGCGACCGTCATGGAGTTGTCCTTGACGAAGGTCTGCTCGGGCAGCACCCGCTCCTGGTAGAACTTGCCGATCTGGCCCTGCACGATCTTTTCCACGATCTGCTGGGGCTTGCCCTCGGCGAGCGCCTTGTTGGTCAGGATCTCGCGCTCTTTCTCGATGTCGCCCGACTCCACCTCGTCGCGGGTGAGGTACTGGGGACGTTCGGCGGCCACATGCAGCGCCACGTCTTTGGCCTGGGCTTCCTGGGCGCCGGTCAGGTCGACGAGCACGCCGATCTTGCCGTTGGAGTGCACGTAGCCGGCGACCTGCTCGCCTTCGAGATACGCCACGCGGTTGAGCACGAGGTTCTCGCCGATCCGGCCTGCCGCCGCCGCGACCGCCTCGCCCGCCGTCTCGCCGCCGAGGTCATGGTTCTTGAAGGTTTCGAGGTCGTTCGTGCCGGCCTCGAGCGCGGCCTGCGCGAGCTTCTCCACGAGCGCCTGGAAGTCCGCGTTGCGCGCCACGAAGTCGGTTTCGCTGTTTACTTCCACCATCGCGGCCTTGTTGCCATGAATCGCGAAACGCACCAGGCCCTCTTTGGCCTCGCGGTCGCCCTTCTTGACCGCCTTGGCGATGCCGCGCTCGCGCAGCAGAGCCACGGCCTTCTCTTCGTTGCCCTCGGCGTCGGCCAGGGCCTTTTTCACGTCCATCATGCCCGCGCCGGTCATCTCGCGCAGCTTCTTGATCGATTCCATCATGGTGGGAGCCTCCTGAACTGGGCTATTGAACCTAGGATGTTGAACAGGGTCTCTTGAAAGGGGGCGCGGACCGAACCCTGCCGGACGCGCCCCCTGGACCGTCAAGGGAGGGCGCTTAGCTGCGGCCCTGGCTGCTGGTGAGCTGGGCGGTGTCGCCCTGTTCGCCCTGCTCGGCAGCCTCGGCCTCGGGGCTGAGTTCCTCGGCGCGGCCCACGTCCTCGTTGCCTCCGCGCGCCTCGACGAGCAGGTCGCCGATGCGGTGCGTGATGAGCTGGATGGAGCGGATCGCGTCGTCGTTGCCGGGCACGATGTAGTCGATCACGTCGGGGTCCGAGTCGGTGTCGGCGAGCGCGATCACAGGAATCCCGAGCTTGTTCGCTTCCTGCACCGCGATCACTTCTTTGGTGGGGTCCACCACGAAAATCGCGTCAGGGAGGCGGTTCATCTTGCGGATGCCGCCGACGAAACGCAGCAGCCGCTCGCGCTCGGAGGCCAGCTGGATGCGCTCGGCCTTGGGGCGGTCGTTGATGCGCTCGGACTCGAACAGGTCGTCGAGCTCGTTCAGGCGGTCGATGCGGGTGCGCATCGTCTTGAAGTTGGTGAGCATGCCGCCGAGCCAGCGGCTCGTGACGAAGGGCATGCCGGTGCGCCGGGCTTCAAGCTCCACGATTTCCTGCGCCTGCTTCTTGGTGCCGACAAAGAGAATCACGCCGCCGCGCTCGGCGAGGTCCTTGATGTAGTCGAACGAGCGGTCGACCTGCTTGAGGGTCTTTTGCAGGTCGATGATGAAAATCCCGTTGCGCTCGGCGAAGATGAACTTCTTGAAGCGCGGGTTCCAGCGCTTGGTCTCGTGACCGAAGTGAACCCCGGCTTCGAGCAGCTGCTTCATGCTGATGTACGACACAGTGACTCCTGAACGTTGGTGGGACCAAGTTTGCCTTCCCCGTGCCAATCACGCGGAGGTGATCAGGCGGCGCGCGACGCTCCAGCACGCGCAGCGGGTCACAGGGGGCACCCAAACGAGGACTATAGCAGAGGATGCAGGCCTCCGGCCCTGGGTCAGACCCGCCCGAGCGCTTCGGTGATCTGGAGGCGGCTGGCGTTGCGCGCGGGCAGCAGCCCCGAGAAGAGCCCGAGCAGCAGGCTGATCGCCAGCGCGAGCAGGGTCAGCCGGGGCGTGAGCGCCGCCGCGTCGATCCCGGCGAGGTTCTGCGTGTAGAGGTTGACGACCCCAATCCCGGCGAGCCCGAGCAGCAGGCCGCCCGCGCCACCGAGCAGCGAGAGCAGCAGCGACTCGGTCAGCACGAGCGAGCGCACGAAGGAGGGCCGGGCGCCCAGGGCGCGCAGCGTACCGAACTCGCGGGTCCGCTCGAAGACGCCCATCATCACGGTGTTGGCGACGGCGAGCCCGCCCACGATCAGCGCGATCAGCGAGATGCCGAAGCGCACGGCGTCACTGATCCGCAGTGCCCGCTCGACGAAGCTCAGGAAATCCGACTGGGTCGAGGCCTCGAGGCTCAGGCGCTCGGCCAGCGTGTCGGCCACCGCGCGCGCCCGCCGGGGATCGTCGAGCTTGACCGCGACGAGCGAGACGCGGCCCTCGGCGCCTTCCGCCCTTTGCAGCGTGCGAATCGGGAGGAAGATGAACGAGTCCGTCAGGCCGGATTCTGGCGCGAGGACGCCCACCACCTTGACCTGATTGCGGCGGTTGAGATTCAGGGTACTGCCCAGCGAGAGCCGCAGGTTTTCGGCGGCCTTCGCCCCGAGCACCGCGACGCCCTGCCCCTCGTCGGCAGCACTCAGCACCCGGCCCTGCGCGGCGTCCACATTGGGAAAGACGGCCCGGATGCCCTGCGCGGCGGGCAGGCCGTAGAGCACGGTGCTCTGCGACACGTCGAGGCTGCCGCGCACCGTCATGACCACCGGCGTGACCGCCCTGATCCCGAGTTCAGGGGCCAGCGCCGAGATGTCCCTCACCGCCGTCTCGGGTAGGTTGGGTGAGGGCGCCAGACCCTGGGTAAAACCGCTCAGGCTCACCTGCACATCCGGCCCGATGCCGCCGAGCTCGGCGGTAAAGACCTGACGCAGGCCCTCCCCGAGCGACAGGAAAATCACCATGCTCGCCACCGCCACGGTGATGCCGAGGGTGGTCAGGGTAGTGCGGACCGGGCGGCGCGTCAGCCCGCGCCAGGCGAGTTGCCACAGGTCGGCCCACTTCATGCGTCTTGCCTCATCGCGCACAACTTAGAGCGCGCGCAAGCGGGGGAGGGTAGGAAACCCCGCGATTGAGCGGCCTTGAACCCTCAGCGGGCCACGGCGGCGTACTTCAAGGGGCCTGCGCCGGCCGCGTCGAGGGCGTCCCGACAGGCCAATAAAGTGTTTCCGGTGGTCAGGACATCATCGAGTAAGAGCAGCGAGCCTCCGGGCAGCGCGCCCCGCACGGCAAAAGCGCCCGCCAGGTTGCTTCGGCGCCCTGCCGCGTGCTGCCTGGCCTGCTGCGCGGTCGCCCGCGTCCGCACCAGCAGCGGCAAGACCGGCACGCCGAGTTCGGCGGCGACCGCCCGCGCCAGGAGTTCGGCCTGGTTGTAGCCGCGCTGGCGTTGCCGCGAAGGGTGCAGCGGCACCGGCACCACCGCCTGCACCGCCCAACTCGCCGGAACGCCCGCTGCGAGCACTTGCCCCAGCGGCTGCGCCACGTCCCGGGCTCCACTGTACTTCAGCGCGCGCACCGCCCGCCGCGTGACCCCCGCGTAGCGCCCGAGGGTGACAAGGTGCGGCTCGGCGCGTGGGCTGAGCGGTGAATGTTCCTCGACCTGGGGGCGCAAGCGGCCGCGGCAGGTGCGGCAGAGGCCAGGCTCGCGCCCGAGCTGCCCGCCGCAACCCGGGCAGCGTTGAGGAAGCAGCAGCCGCAGGAGATCGAGCATGGAGGGCAGTCTAGACGGTGCCTGCGACCCAGGGGCGCTGGGCCGCGCCGCATCACTTCAGGTAAGGCATGAAGCGCGCGAGGTCGTCCGGGCTGGGCTTCCCGGTCACGCCTGTCAGGGCCTGGCCGGCGAAGGTCAGCAGCAGCCGGTCGCCCGCTGCTCCTACCGTGCGCCCGAGCCGGGTGCTGATGGAGTAAGGCCCACCTACGACCGCCTGCATGGTGTTGGGGTCGAACACCAGCGTCTGTCCGCTCAGGGCGGGACTGGCGGCGCGGACCGTGCCCGAAGCGACGACGAAGCCGCTGTTCACGTACACGGTCAGATTGGACGCGGTCACGTTCCTCATCCGTGCGTCGGAGTAGGTCACGTTGCCGCTGGCGGTGACCACCCCCTTCTTCACGTCGTAACTCACCTGCGCCGCGCTGAGCTTGCCGCCGCCCTTGACATGGACGGTGGCCTGCTGGGCCGTGAGCCGCTCGTTGGGCAGCAACTGGAGCCGGGCCGCCGTCATCGTGAGGCTCGCCTTCTTATCGGTCACGCTGCCGCCCTGCGGCATGTCCGTCACGCCCGTATCGAGATTGAGATTCTGTGCACCGCGCGGCGTCACGTTCAGGGCGCCGAAGGAGACGGCGCCGGCAGGTCCGGTCCCCAGGGTCAGGGCAGCGAGCAGGATCAGGCAACGGTGAAACGACATGGACCAGAGGCTAGAGGCTGCGGAGCTGAGCGGCGTGAGGCGGCCTGTCAGAATCGTTTCAGCCCGCGCAGGCGGCCCACCGGGGTCGCGCGGCGCTGGGCGGCGTCCCACGCCCCTCCCACCCAAGCGTGCCGGGCTCACCGTACACTGTCAGCCGCCGTGAAGTTCTTGCTTGTTCTGCTCCTGTCCCTGCTGCCCTCTCAGGCGCTCGCCGCGCCGCGTGTGACCACGGCCGCCGGTGCGGCTCGCCTCACGTTCAACCTGCCCGGCAGCAAGCCGGTGGACTTCAAGGCGAGTGTCAGTGGCACCCGGCTCAGCGTGCGCCTGAGCACCCCGCTGAAGCCCGAGCGCGGCCTGCTCACGGCGCCGGGCCTCAAGGGCTATGTGGTCGAGCCGGGCGGCAAGTTGCTGACGGTGACCTTTGCGTCCACCCACCGCCCCCAGGTGCAGCTGCTCGCCGCTCAGGCCGGACAGCCGCAGCGGTTGGTGATCGACGTGCTGAAGGGCGCGGCTCCCCCGGCGCAGGCCGGGGCCGCAGCGGTTGCGCGCCCCACCTCGACCCGGCCTTCCGCCTCCCCCCGGCCCCTGGCGCGGCCCCGCGTCGTGATCGACCCCGGACACGGCGGGCGTGATCCCGGTATGGTCAGCCGCTACCTGCGTGAAAAGGACGTCACCCTCGCTGTCGGGCTGCGGGTGCGCGACCTGCTCGCGGCCAGGGGGGTCGACGTGGTGATGACGCGTACGGGCGACTATCACCTCAGCGCCGCCAAGCGCGCCGACCTCGACGCCCGGTCCAACCTCGCGCGGGCCGGCACTGTGAGTGCCTACATCAGCATCCACGTCAACGCCGGCAGCCCGAACTCGCGGGGCGTGGAGACCTACTACTTCGGTCAGCCCACCCTCGGCGCCAACCGCGCCCTCGCGATTCAGGAAAACGGCGCCGGCAGCATCGGCCAGGAACTCACGCGCGCGGCGGCGAGCACCGCCCAGAATCTGCTCGGCGACATCCTCGCGCAGGCCAAGCTCAGCTTCTCACGTCAGCTTGCAGCCAAGGTGCAGCAGCGCCTCGTGGGGGCGACCGGCGCTCCTGACCGGGGCGTCCACACGAACACCTTCTACGT
Coding sequences within it:
- the pyrH gene encoding UMP kinase codes for the protein MFKRVLLKLSGEFLANENGFGINPDTTAQLARLIVGALRGSEVELAVVIGGGNLWRGARNGQGMDPATADYIGMLGTVMNAMALQDAMESAGQPTRVMTAIQMQAVAEPYIRRRAMRHLEKGRVVILGGGNGAPFFTTDTTATLRALEIGAEAVFYAKNMVDGVYDSDPRKNPQARKLDQLTHREVVERRLEVMDATALTLCMDKNLPLVVFDIFQAGNLERLLRGERVGTLIQS
- the tsf gene encoding translation elongation factor Ts; its protein translation is MMESIKKLREMTGAGMMDVKKALADAEGNEEKAVALLRERGIAKAVKKGDREAKEGLVRFAIHGNKAAMVEVNSETDFVARNADFQALVEKLAQAALEAGTNDLETFKNHDLGGETAGEAVAAAAGRIGENLVLNRVAYLEGEQVAGYVHSNGKIGVLVDLTGAQEAQAKDVALHVAAERPQYLTRDEVESGDIEKEREILTNKALAEGKPQQIVEKIVQGQIGKFYQERVLPEQTFVKDNSMTVAKYLGDATVRRFVRFEIGS
- the rpsB gene encoding 30S ribosomal protein S2; the protein is MSYISMKQLLEAGVHFGHETKRWNPRFKKFIFAERNGIFIIDLQKTLKQVDRSFDYIKDLAERGGVILFVGTKKQAQEIVELEARRTGMPFVTSRWLGGMLTNFKTMRTRIDRLNELDDLFESERINDRPKAERIQLASERERLLRFVGGIRKMNRLPDAIFVVDPTKEVIAVQEANKLGIPVIALADTDSDPDVIDYIVPGNDDAIRSIQLITHRIGDLLVEARGGNEDVGRAEELSPEAEAAEQGEQGDTAQLTSSQGRS
- a CDS encoding ABC transporter permease, encoding MKWADLWQLAWRGLTRRPVRTTLTTLGITVAVASMVIFLSLGEGLRQVFTAELGGIGPDVQVSLSGFTQGLAPSPNLPETAVRDISALAPELGIRAVTPVVMTVRGSLDVSQSTVLYGLPAAQGIRAVFPNVDAAQGRVLSAADEGQGVAVLGAKAAENLRLSLGSTLNLNRRNQVKVVGVLAPESGLTDSFIFLPIRTLQRAEGAEGRVSLVAVKLDDPRRARAVADTLAERLSLEASTQSDFLSFVERALRISDAVRFGISLIALIVGGLAVANTVMMGVFERTREFGTLRALGARPSFVRSLVLTESLLLSLLGGAGGLLLGLAGIGVVNLYTQNLAGIDAAALTPRLTLLALAISLLLGLFSGLLPARNASRLQITEALGRV
- a CDS encoding ComF family protein — translated: MLDLLRLLLPQRCPGCGGQLGREPGLCRTCRGRLRPQVEEHSPLSPRAEPHLVTLGRYAGVTRRAVRALKYSGARDVAQPLGQVLAAGVPASWAVQAVVPVPLHPSRQRQRGYNQAELLARAVAAELGVPVLPLLVRTRATAQQARQHAAGRRSNLAGAFAVRGALPGGSLLLLDDVLTTGNTLLACRDALDAAGAGPLKYAAVAR
- a CDS encoding N-acetylmuramoyl-L-alanine amidase family protein, whose translation is MKFLLVLLLSLLPSQALAAPRVTTAAGAARLTFNLPGSKPVDFKASVSGTRLSVRLSTPLKPERGLLTAPGLKGYVVEPGGKLLTVTFASTHRPQVQLLAAQAGQPQRLVIDVLKGAAPPAQAGAAAVARPTSTRPSASPRPLARPRVVIDPGHGGRDPGMVSRYLREKDVTLAVGLRVRDLLAARGVDVVMTRTGDYHLSAAKRADLDARSNLARAGTVSAYISIHVNAGSPNSRGVETYYFGQPTLGANRALAIQENGAGSIGQELTRAAASTAQNLLGDILAQAKLSFSRQLAAKVQQRLVGATGAPDRGVHTNTFYVIRDPNTAAILTEIGFGDSAKEGPLLVNRAYQDRVASAIAGAILDFLHMKK